A segment of the Pseudomonas serboccidentalis genome:
ATCGTCTGGTGCCTGGAGCAGCTGGGTTTTGATCCGAAGAAGATCAAGATCGAGCCGGTCGAGCACCACCTGGCTCACGCCTCCAGCGCCTACCACTGCTCGGGTTTCAAAGAGAAAACCGCGATCCTCGGCATCGACGGCAAGGGCGAGTACGCCACGACCTTCTTCGGTTACGGCGAAAACGGCAAGATCCACAAGATCAAGGAATTCTTCGATCCGGACTCCCTCGGCGGCCTGTACGGCGCGATCACCGAGTTCCTCGGTTTCGAGATGCTCGACGGTGAGTTCAAGGTCATGGGCATGGCGCCGTACGGCGATGCCAGCAAATATGACTTCTCGCGTCTGGCCTCGTTCGAGAACGGCGAGCTGGTGATCAACACCGACTACGCCAACGTGATTGGCCTGCGTCGCTACAAAGAGAAGGGCAAAGGCTTCTACTTCTCGCCGAAGCTGATCGAGTGGCTGGGTCCGAAGCGCGAAGGCGACATCGCCGACGAGCCGTACATCCACTACGCCGCGAGCATGCAAGCGCTGTTCGAGAAACTGGCGTTGCAGATGATCGACTACTACCTGGGCGACGTGCTCAAGGAAACCGGCAAACTGGCCTTCGCCGGTGGCTGCGCGTTGAACGTCAAGCTGAACCAGAAAATCATCGCCCGCGATGACATCAAGGAACTGTTCGTCCAGCCAGCGTCCGGCGATGCCGGTACGGCGGTCGGCGCAGCGGCCTATGTGTCCCACGCCCGTGGCGTACCGGTCGAGAAGATGGAACATGTCTACCTCGGCCCGTCGTACAGCAACGAAGACGTGATCGCCGCGTGCGCCCGTCACGAGAACAAGCCGACCTGGCGCAAGCTCGACAACATGCCGGAGCAGATCGCCAAAATCATGGTCGATGGCAACCCGGTGGCCTGGTTCCAGGGCCGCATGGAATTCGGTCCGCGTGCACTGGGTGGTCGTTCGATCATCGGTTGCCCGAGCGTGGCCGGTGTGGCTGACCGCATCAACCATCAGATCAAGTTCCGCGAGCGCTGGAGGCCTTTCTGCCCGTCGATGCTCGACACCGTGGCGCCACAGATGATCAAGATCGATCACCCGGCACCGTTCATGACCTTCACCTTCGAAGTGGCGGAAGAGTGGAAGACCCGCGTGCCGGAAGTCGTCCACGAAGACGGCACCTCCCGTGCCCAGGTGCTCAAGCGCGAATACAACCCGCGCTACTACGACATGATGAAGGCGCTGGAAAATCTCACCGGCAACGGCGTGTCGCTGAACACCTCGCTGAACCGTCGTGGTGAACCGATGATCTGCTCACCGACCGACGCCCTGAACATGTTCTTCGGCTCCGATCTGCAGTACCTGATCATGGAAGACATTCTGGTGGTCAAAGAGGGTGCAAACGCTTATGACTCGCTCGGCTGAACGCCATGTGCTGCAGTTCTGTCACGGCTATGACGGGCCGTTCCTCGACTGCGCACGGCAGTACGCCAGCCTGTTCGCGGGCACCGGTTATCGGGTGACCACGGTCTTTCTGACCGGGGCCGCCGACAGCGAGGTGGCCGCCGCGTGTGCTTCCGATGAAGTGTTGTTCATGGAATACAGCTCCAAGGCCATTCGTGGCCTGAAGCTGGGCGCCATCGGCGATCTGCGCAAGATCGCCGCTTCACGCAATTTCAGTTTCTGCATCGCCCATCGCTTCAAGCCGATCTACATCGCCTTGCTCGGCACGTCGCTGCCGGTGATTGGCGTGCACCACGCGTTTGACGATTACAAACGCGGCACGCGCAAGCTGTTCGCGCACATTTTCCGCAAGCGCCTGAGCCTGCTCGGTGTATCCGACGCGGTGCGCGACGACATGCGTCGTTGTCTGCCGAAATGGCCGTCCACCCGCATCCAGACCCTGTACAACCGCATCGACGTGCCGGCCTTGCAGGCCAGTCAGGTGTCGGCTCGCGAAGCCCGCGAGACCCTGGGGCTGGCGGCGGATGCGTTTATTGTCGGCAACGTCGGACGGCTGCACCCGGACAAGGATCAGGCCACGTTGCTGCACGGCTTTGCTGCAGCGTTGCCCGGTCTGCCGGGAAACAGCCAACTGGTGATCCTCGGCAAGGGCCGTCTGGAGCAGGACCTCAAGGAGCTGGCGCGCGAGCTGGGCATCGGTGACCGGGTGCTGTTTCTCGGCCAGGTACCGGATGCGCGCAATTACTTCCGCGCCTTCGATGTGTTTGCCCTGAGTTCCGATCACGAACCGTTCGGCATGGTGCTGCTGGAGGCCATGGCCGCCGGCGTTCCTTTGCTCGCCACCGCGTGTGGCGGGGCGAGGGAAGTGGTCGAAGGCGTGGGTATCCTGTTCCCGCTGGGCGATGCCGAACACCTTGCACAAGGTCTGCAACATTTGGCGGGTATGGATGATCAGCAACGCCGGCAGTGCGCCGAGCTGATGCTCGATCGCCTGCGTGAGCGTTTCTCCGACCGTGCGGTGCGCGACACCTTCTGGCGTCTGCCGCAAGTTACCGATCTGGCACCGAGGGGCTGATGCTCAACCGATTTCAAGGCTGGCGCGAGCGTGGCTGGTCGCCCGTTGACGCCTCCATCTATGCAACCGCCTGGCAGCGTTTTGGCGGTAGCGTCGCAACGCATCCGCTGGTGGTCGAACGTCTGGCCGCGCTGGCCGGTATCCCGGTGCGTTATCTGGCCTGGGAGCAGGGCGGCGAAGTCAAAGCGGCGATCCCGACCTGGGGCCGCGACCTGGCCCTGTCCAAGGACGTGCTCAAGCGCAACGGCAAGAAAGGCCTGTTCGATCTCGGCAATGCCGAACTGATCCTGCCCGCTGCTGCCGATGCCCAGGCACCGCTGCGTCATCGCGCGCGCTATCTGTCGGCGCTCAACGAAAACCGCTTCAGCGGCATGAAGTTGCAGACCGAGCAACTGGCCATGGCCCGCACCCCCGAAGAACTGTCGAAGAAATTTCGCTACAACCAGCGCCGCGAACTGCGTCTGCTGGAAGAAGCGGGCGGTGTGGTGCGCCCGGTCGGCGAGTTTTCCAGTGCCGAGCTGGCGGCGATCTACTGCGACTTGTTCCAGCGCCGCTGGGGCTTCCCGGCCACTGGCGCGGCGCGCATGGCCGAGGTCATCGAGCTGCTGCGCGAACTGCTGATCGGCTCGGTGATCTTCCTCAACGATGCGCCGATCGCGATTCAACTGGTGTACCGCGTCGAAGCGCCGGAGTGGATCAGCGTTGAGTACATCAACGGCGGTGTCGATCCCGAAACCCGCGAATTCAGCCCTGGCAGCGTGTTGAGCTTCCTCAATACGCAAAGCGCCTGGGAACACGCGCGAGCACTGAACAAGCCGCTGCGGTTTTCCTTCGGTCGTGCCGACCGTGAATACAAGGATCGCTGGTGCAATCCTGTGCCGGTGTTCACCGTATGAGTCAGCCCATGAGCCGCAAACAACAACTGCTCAAACGTCATCGTCGCAATAAACGCATCACGTTGCTGATCGCCCTGATCGTATTGATC
Coding sequences within it:
- a CDS encoding carbamoyltransferase family protein; amino-acid sequence: MALTILGLSGALSHDPSAALYIDGKLVAAAEEERFVRDKHAKNRMPYESAKFCLEQAGIKPSDVDVVAIPFAPISLFGKARWHYAKRYWYAPDRALDAILMGNRRYKRYRNKIVWCLEQLGFDPKKIKIEPVEHHLAHASSAYHCSGFKEKTAILGIDGKGEYATTFFGYGENGKIHKIKEFFDPDSLGGLYGAITEFLGFEMLDGEFKVMGMAPYGDASKYDFSRLASFENGELVINTDYANVIGLRRYKEKGKGFYFSPKLIEWLGPKREGDIADEPYIHYAASMQALFEKLALQMIDYYLGDVLKETGKLAFAGGCALNVKLNQKIIARDDIKELFVQPASGDAGTAVGAAAYVSHARGVPVEKMEHVYLGPSYSNEDVIAACARHENKPTWRKLDNMPEQIAKIMVDGNPVAWFQGRMEFGPRALGGRSIIGCPSVAGVADRINHQIKFRERWRPFCPSMLDTVAPQMIKIDHPAPFMTFTFEVAEEWKTRVPEVVHEDGTSRAQVLKREYNPRYYDMMKALENLTGNGVSLNTSLNRRGEPMICSPTDALNMFFGSDLQYLIMEDILVVKEGANAYDSLG
- a CDS encoding glycosyltransferase, translating into MTRSAERHVLQFCHGYDGPFLDCARQYASLFAGTGYRVTTVFLTGAADSEVAAACASDEVLFMEYSSKAIRGLKLGAIGDLRKIAASRNFSFCIAHRFKPIYIALLGTSLPVIGVHHAFDDYKRGTRKLFAHIFRKRLSLLGVSDAVRDDMRRCLPKWPSTRIQTLYNRIDVPALQASQVSAREARETLGLAADAFIVGNVGRLHPDKDQATLLHGFAAALPGLPGNSQLVILGKGRLEQDLKELARELGIGDRVLFLGQVPDARNYFRAFDVFALSSDHEPFGMVLLEAMAAGVPLLATACGGAREVVEGVGILFPLGDAEHLAQGLQHLAGMDDQQRRQCAELMLDRLRERFSDRAVRDTFWRLPQVTDLAPRG
- a CDS encoding antimicrobial resistance protein Mig-14, with translation MLNRFQGWRERGWSPVDASIYATAWQRFGGSVATHPLVVERLAALAGIPVRYLAWEQGGEVKAAIPTWGRDLALSKDVLKRNGKKGLFDLGNAELILPAAADAQAPLRHRARYLSALNENRFSGMKLQTEQLAMARTPEELSKKFRYNQRRELRLLEEAGGVVRPVGEFSSAELAAIYCDLFQRRWGFPATGAARMAEVIELLRELLIGSVIFLNDAPIAIQLVYRVEAPEWISVEYINGGVDPETREFSPGSVLSFLNTQSAWEHARALNKPLRFSFGRADREYKDRWCNPVPVFTV